In Geminocystis sp. NIES-3709, a single genomic region encodes these proteins:
- the pstB gene encoding phosphate ABC transporter ATP-binding protein PstB — translation MNISSSPNLIDEAVLRTENVDVYYGSHKAVAGVNLDIPKNKAIAFIGPSGCGKSTILRCFNRMNDLVASAKIQGRITFRGKNIYSANVDPVKLRSSIGMVFQKPNPFPKSIYENIAWGARINGYKGNMDDLVEQSLRKSALWDEVKDKLRQSGLALSGGQQQRLCIARTIAIQPDVILMDEPCSALDPISTLKVEESIHELKRNYTIIIVTHNMQQASRVSDYTAFFNAKSVNGGSGKLGYLVEYDRTENIFQNPVEQATQEYVSGRFG, via the coding sequence ATGAATATTTCATCTTCACCAAATTTGATTGATGAGGCGGTTTTGAGGACGGAAAATGTTGATGTTTATTACGGCTCTCATAAAGCTGTGGCAGGAGTTAATTTAGATATTCCTAAAAATAAGGCGATCGCATTTATTGGCCCTTCTGGTTGCGGAAAAAGTACAATTCTGCGATGTTTTAACCGCATGAATGATTTAGTTGCCAGTGCGAAGATTCAAGGACGAATTACATTTAGAGGTAAAAATATTTATAGTGCGAATGTTGATCCTGTCAAATTAAGAAGTAGTATCGGCATGGTATTTCAAAAACCTAATCCTTTCCCTAAATCTATCTATGAAAATATTGCTTGGGGTGCAAGAATTAACGGATATAAGGGTAATATGGACGATTTAGTAGAACAATCTTTAAGAAAATCAGCTTTATGGGATGAAGTGAAAGATAAATTGCGTCAAAGTGGTTTAGCCTTATCTGGAGGGCAACAACAACGTCTATGTATTGCAAGAACGATCGCTATTCAACCTGATGTTATCTTAATGGATGAACCTTGTTCTGCATTAGATCCCATTTCCACTCTTAAAGTGGAAGAGTCTATTCACGAATTGAAACGCAATTACACCATTATTATTGTTACTCATAATATGCAACAAGCATCAAGGGTATCTGATTATACGGCTTTTTTCAATGCGAAAAGTGTAAATGGAGGAAGTGGAAAACTTGGTTATTTGGTGGAATACGATCGAACTGAAAATATCTTTCAAAATCCTGTTGAACAAGCTACTCAAGAATACGTTAGCGGACGTTTTGGTTAA
- the xth gene encoding exodeoxyribonuclease III, with protein sequence MKIATWNVNSIRTRQEQVKQWLIENDIDVICLQETKVVDADFPVEDFKELGYHTYIYGQKAYNGVAIFSRQVLEDVKYGFANILPTNIVDNFDEQKRVISGVINNIRIVNLYVPNGNSVGSEKYEYKLAWLDLLKQYLTVLKEEYSEELLVCGDFNIALEDIDIYKSIGKENHIMASKIERETLKSILNIGLTDIFRKFTSEGNYFSWWDYRQGGFSKNRGWRIDHVYLTDKLAEKAVNCYIDIEPRKLIQPSDHAPVICEF encoded by the coding sequence AATGTCAACTCTATTCGTACCCGTCAAGAACAAGTAAAACAATGGTTAATAGAAAATGATATTGATGTAATTTGTTTACAAGAAACAAAAGTTGTTGATGCTGATTTTCCTGTAGAAGATTTTAAAGAGTTAGGTTATCACACTTATATTTATGGACAAAAAGCCTATAACGGAGTAGCTATTTTTAGTCGTCAAGTTTTAGAAGATGTTAAATATGGTTTTGCTAACATTTTACCGACAAATATTGTTGATAATTTTGATGAACAAAAACGAGTTATTAGTGGAGTTATTAATAATATTAGAATCGTTAATCTTTATGTTCCAAATGGTAATTCTGTCGGTTCGGAAAAATATGAATATAAATTAGCTTGGTTAGATCTATTAAAACAATATTTAACAGTATTAAAAGAGGAATATTCAGAAGAATTATTAGTTTGTGGAGACTTTAATATTGCCTTAGAAGATATAGATATTTATAAATCTATAGGAAAGGAAAATCACATAATGGCTTCAAAAATAGAAAGAGAAACTTTAAAATCAATTTTAAATATTGGTTTAACAGATATTTTCCGTAAATTTACCTCAGAAGGTAATTATTTTAGTTGGTGGGATTATCGTCAAGGAGGATTTTCTAAGAATAGGGGATGGCGTATAGATCATGTTTATTTAACGGATAAATTAGCAGAAAAAGCCGTTAATTGTTATATTGATATTGAACCTAGAAAACTTATTCAACCGAGTGATCATGCTCCCGTTATTTGTGAATTTTAA
- a CDS encoding Coq4 family protein: protein MSFNYINEITSPENLAKFADLVKIAGGAGQDVSSAFKVSDRFLGTKPMELCVRAVMSESDSAEIVKEKYIGSEYNLEAMLAMPKHSLGWTYAKVMSTLGYDPQFYPPAKPEMNDEEYVHFRVFKTHDIHHILTGFSLDNFGELGVISLTVAQSRFPGFLFIDLLSLLISFFASDKLISETSLPEDQIKTLGYKFKLISQGLDMGESAKPLFPIKWEEYFEHPLDEVRKEINLIPVTTGAYSWYSNPKLQEAIAE, encoded by the coding sequence ATGTCTTTTAACTATATTAATGAGATAACATCCCCCGAAAATTTAGCGAAGTTTGCTGATTTAGTGAAAATTGCTGGAGGTGCGGGGCAAGATGTTAGTAGTGCCTTTAAAGTTAGCGATCGATTTTTAGGCACAAAACCGATGGAATTGTGTGTTAGGGCGGTAATGAGTGAATCCGATTCGGCAGAAATAGTTAAGGAAAAATATATTGGTTCAGAATACAACTTAGAAGCAATGTTAGCCATGCCGAAACATTCTCTTGGTTGGACTTATGCTAAAGTCATGAGTACACTGGGTTATGATCCTCAATTTTATCCTCCAGCGAAACCAGAAATGAACGATGAAGAATATGTGCATTTTCGAGTATTTAAAACTCACGATATTCACCACATTTTAACAGGGTTTAGTCTCGATAATTTTGGAGAATTAGGGGTAATTTCACTAACAGTTGCTCAAAGTCGTTTCCCCGGTTTTCTGTTTATTGATTTGCTTTCTTTATTGATTAGCTTTTTTGCTTCTGACAAATTAATATCTGAAACATCTTTACCAGAAGATCAAATAAAAACTTTAGGTTACAAATTTAAGTTAATCTCTCAAGGTTTAGACATGGGAGAGTCAGCAAAACCTTTATTTCCTATAAAATGGGAGGAATACTTTGAACATCCTTTAGATGAAGTGCGAAAAGAAATAAATCTCATTCCAGTTACCACAGGTGCTTATAGTTGGTACAGTAATCCTAAGTTACAAGAAGCGATCGCTGAATAG
- the cdaA gene encoding diadenylate cyclase CdaA produces the protein MFWSGFPDNLPIVLRQLLDVGLLFLSFYFISVLIKERRAQRMIRGLLILIITLFISDRVFKLTLFSFFLERLVIICSLSMAVIFQSDFRRFLELLGKGDLRQFFESNPHLPKEDSVIDEIVDAVKELSQNRTGALIIIETFNTIEERIFLNPGVKLNAEITKELLQTIFQTKTLLHDGAVFIRGSEIVSASVILPLSDRTASRQLGTRHRAAMGITERVENCICIVVSEETGSISLGEKGVLNRPLTSTKLKELLEEKLSKPKEGEVVTGVTRLSKKLGFQGLNILKSILKLDYGKSRRK, from the coding sequence ATGTTTTGGTCGGGTTTTCCTGACAATTTACCGATTGTGCTGCGACAACTGCTCGATGTAGGATTATTATTTCTCTCTTTTTATTTTATCTCTGTCCTAATTAAAGAGCGTCGCGCCCAACGAATGATTCGGGGTTTGTTAATTCTTATTATTACCTTATTCATTAGCGATCGAGTTTTTAAACTAACTTTATTTAGCTTTTTTTTAGAAAGATTGGTGATAATTTGCTCTCTTTCAATGGCTGTAATATTTCAATCAGATTTCCGCCGTTTTTTGGAGTTATTAGGAAAAGGAGATTTAAGACAGTTTTTTGAATCAAATCCTCATTTACCAAAAGAAGATAGTGTCATTGATGAAATTGTTGATGCCGTTAAAGAATTGTCTCAAAATCGTACGGGTGCTTTAATTATAATTGAAACATTTAATACTATTGAGGAGAGAATTTTTCTTAATCCGGGAGTTAAACTTAACGCTGAAATTACTAAGGAATTATTACAGACTATTTTCCAAACTAAAACTTTACTTCATGATGGAGCTGTTTTCATTAGAGGATCGGAAATAGTGTCTGCTAGTGTAATTTTACCATTATCCGATCGAACGGCATCTCGTCAATTGGGTACTCGTCATCGTGCCGCAATGGGTATCACTGAAAGGGTTGAAAATTGTATCTGTATTGTTGTCTCAGAAGAAACTGGATCTATTTCTTTAGGAGAAAAAGGTGTCTTAAATCGTCCTTTAACCAGTACAAAATTAAAAGAATTATTAGAAGAAAAACTCTCAAAACCGAAAGAAGGAGAAGTGGTAACAGGAGTTACCCGTTTAAGTAAAAAATTAGGTTTTCAGGGTTTAAATATATTGAAAAGTATTCTTAAATTAGACTACGGTAAATCTCGTCGTAAATGA